Proteins encoded together in one Bacteroidota bacterium window:
- a CDS encoding B12-binding domain-containing radical SAM protein, which produces MFVNVLLFNPLATPTKPRIPNSVLQVASSIDHSHQWQIVDGNIDQDPWPVIRKHLQTGKFSYFASTVMPGPQLRQAIPISKAIRNEFPGITIIWGGYFPSNHPKPVLESGFVDYIVNGPGDRAFPQLLNYLEHGGDLDAIPNLIYRRNEKITHTRKDEIYDQDTLPPFPYEKLNAQYPMSRYLAKTYLGSKTIAYHSSFGCPFTCSFCAVVPIYNARWKGKSAELIYKDISFLREKFGGNAVEFHDNNFFVSEKRTAEFAKLVMNDNIVWWGEGRIDTIDRYKDETLELMRKSGCKMIFFGAETGNDSMLKKMDKGGTQTREQILRFAKRLRKFDIIPEYSFVLGFPADTEEEVNQLIEQDIAFIREIKEANPDTEVIIYVYSPVPTEDSELFKKVSATGFRFPEKLEDWINAEWENFDLRKNPLTPWLKPYMIDKIRHFETVLNGYYPTVSDVRLNNWQRKTIRTLSALRYKLKVYRHPYEIKVLQKMWKYRQPETEGF; this is translated from the coding sequence ATTTTTGTGAACGTATTACTTTTCAACCCGCTTGCAACGCCCACCAAACCTCGCATTCCGAACAGTGTACTGCAGGTTGCCTCGTCAATTGACCACAGCCACCAGTGGCAGATTGTGGACGGCAACATTGATCAGGATCCCTGGCCGGTAATCCGCAAACACCTGCAAACAGGGAAATTCAGCTATTTTGCCTCTACCGTAATGCCCGGCCCGCAACTCCGGCAGGCCATTCCCATATCAAAAGCCATCCGAAACGAATTCCCCGGTATTACCATAATCTGGGGCGGATACTTCCCGTCAAACCATCCGAAACCGGTGCTTGAAAGCGGCTTTGTAGATTATATTGTAAATGGCCCCGGCGACAGGGCTTTTCCTCAACTCCTCAATTATCTTGAACACGGCGGCGATCTTGATGCAATTCCCAATCTGATATACCGCCGCAACGAAAAAATAACGCATACCCGGAAAGACGAAATCTACGATCAGGATACGCTGCCGCCATTTCCGTATGAAAAACTAAACGCACAATACCCGATGAGCCGGTATCTGGCCAAAACGTATCTCGGCTCAAAAACCATTGCCTATCACAGCAGCTTTGGTTGTCCGTTTACCTGCTCGTTTTGCGCAGTTGTACCTATCTATAACGCACGATGGAAAGGTAAATCAGCCGAATTGATATACAAGGATATTAGTTTTTTGCGCGAAAAATTTGGTGGCAATGCGGTGGAATTTCACGACAATAATTTCTTCGTTTCGGAAAAACGCACTGCCGAATTTGCCAAGCTCGTTATGAACGACAATATCGTATGGTGGGGCGAGGGGCGAATTGATACCATTGACCGCTACAAGGATGAAACGCTTGAACTGATGAGGAAGTCAGGGTGCAAAATGATTTTCTTCGGCGCCGAAACAGGCAATGATTCCATGCTGAAGAAAATGGACAAAGGCGGCACACAAACACGCGAGCAGATTTTGCGCTTTGCCAAACGCCTGCGCAAATTCGATATCATTCCCGAATACTCATTCGTACTCGGCTTTCCGGCCGATACGGAAGAAGAAGTAAACCAACTCATCGAGCAGGACATTGCCTTCATCCGCGAAATAAAAGAAGCCAATCCCGATACGGAAGTAATTATTTACGTCTATTCGCCGGTGCCTACCGAAGACAGCGAACTGTTTAAAAAAGTATCAGCCACCGGTTTCCGTTTTCCGGAAAAACTGGAAGACTGGATTAATGCAGAATGGGAGAATTTCGATTTGCGCAAAAATCCGCTCACACCATGGCTGAAGCCCTACATGATTGATAAAATACGTCATTTTGAAACGGTGCTGAACGGCTATTACCCTACCGTTTCTGATGTACGCCTGAACAACTGGCAGCGCAAAACAATACGTACACTTAGTGCGCTGCGCTATAAGCTCAAGGTATATCGCCATCCCTACGAAATAAAAGTGCTTCAGAAAATGTGGAAATACCGTCAACCTGAAACCGAAGGATTTTGA
- a CDS encoding methyltransferase, with product MDAFQRLFASYVTKPLLRRRLRYTSHYTFGNLNLEIAPGVFHPRYFFSSEYLAEFTQRLDLTGKTVAEPCTGSGLIGLIAREKGAHVSCSDIDERAVNCAAKNHTLNTKHFPETGSWRVFHSDLFEKYPPQLRFDVILVNPPYFFKPQEKPEQLAWNCGSEGEFFEKLFLQLPARLRKNSQVFIILAENCEIDRIIKIAGKYGFSLNRVEERKIKWEKNYIFVAEHRTKTHE from the coding sequence ATGGATGCGTTTCAACGATTGTTTGCCAGTTACGTTACCAAACCGCTGCTCAGGCGCCGGCTTCGATATACTTCGCACTATACATTCGGAAATCTGAATCTCGAAATTGCCCCGGGGGTGTTTCATCCGCGCTACTTTTTTAGTTCCGAATACCTTGCCGAATTTACACAGCGACTTGATCTGACAGGGAAAACAGTAGCCGAGCCCTGCACCGGCAGCGGACTCATCGGGCTGATTGCACGGGAAAAAGGTGCTCATGTGAGCTGTTCGGATATTGATGAACGGGCAGTAAATTGTGCCGCAAAAAATCACACACTCAATACTAAACATTTTCCCGAAACCGGCTCCTGGCGGGTTTTTCATTCTGATCTGTTCGAAAAATATCCGCCGCAGCTGCGTTTTGATGTAATTCTTGTAAATCCCCCCTATTTTTTTAAACCACAGGAAAAACCCGAACAACTTGCCTGGAATTGTGGAAGTGAGGGCGAGTTTTTTGAAAAATTGTTTCTGCAGCTCCCCGCCCGCCTGCGTAAGAACTCACAAGTATTCATCATTCTGGCCGAAAACTGCGAAATTGATCGAATAATTAAAATTGCTGGGAAATACGGCTTTAGCCTGAATCGGGTAGAAGAACGCAAAATCAAATGGGAAAAAAACTATATTTTCGTAGCTGAGCATAGAACCAAAACCCATGAATGA
- a CDS encoding nucleotidyltransferase domain-containing protein, giving the protein MNELQKSILRTLAYYDVFRFPLKDYELLTFGTFTGTKDDLQRELNALLITGIVREMRGYYFLADTCTSHVEAREVNQIRADAALKKVKRFSTLISRFPFIEAVCISGSFSKGVLDRYGDVDYFLIAKPGRLWIARTLLILFKKIFLFNSRRYFCINYLIDSNSLEIPDKNIFTATEILTLIPMSGGKMYAAFIRQNTWAKSYLPNRLLHTANTIPATAPKGILSRLIQFLLKGKVGDSIDEFCFRITYNRWKKKFPHLKEEEFELNLRSRRNVSKHHPRGFQYRVLSTYRQKLNHLMVEDEPKLVVA; this is encoded by the coding sequence ATGAATGAGTTGCAGAAATCCATTCTGCGTACACTCGCGTATTACGATGTTTTCCGGTTTCCGCTGAAAGATTACGAACTGCTTACGTTCGGCACTTTCACCGGAACCAAAGACGATTTACAGCGCGAATTGAATGCATTGCTTATTACCGGCATTGTACGTGAAATGCGTGGCTATTATTTTCTTGCCGATACCTGCACTTCACATGTGGAAGCCCGCGAAGTAAATCAGATCCGGGCCGATGCCGCACTAAAAAAGGTAAAACGTTTCAGCACACTCATTTCCCGCTTCCCGTTTATTGAAGCCGTTTGTATTTCAGGTTCATTCTCCAAAGGCGTACTCGACCGCTACGGCGATGTGGATTATTTCCTCATTGCAAAACCCGGGCGGCTCTGGATTGCACGCACATTACTTATCCTTTTCAAAAAAATATTCCTTTTCAATTCGCGCAGGTATTTTTGCATCAATTATCTGATCGACAGCAACTCGCTCGAAATTCCGGATAAAAATATTTTCACCGCCACCGAAATCCTCACGCTTATACCCATGTCGGGCGGAAAAATGTACGCTGCATTTATCCGGCAGAATACCTGGGCCAAAAGCTATTTACCCAACCGGCTTTTACATACTGCAAATACTATTCCGGCCACCGCCCCCAAAGGAATACTGTCGCGCCTGATTCAGTTTCTGCTTAAAGGAAAGGTTGGTGACTCGATTGACGAATTCTGTTTTCGCATTACCTACAACCGTTGGAAGAAAAAGTTCCCGCACCTGAAAGAAGAAGAGTTTGAGCTTAATCTGCGTTCGCGCCGCAATGTATCCAAACATCACCCGCGCGGCTTCCAGTACAGGGTACTAAGCACCTACCGGCAAAAACTTAACCACCTGATGGTAGAGGATGAACCCAAACTGGTTGTGGCCTGA
- a CDS encoding B12-binding domain-containing radical SAM protein — translation MKLLFTHSYFLRFDPKQWETATPYPPLATLYAAAYLRQNGHHVLLHDVQFEETPDAVEHTLAAEKPDVLVIYDDGFNYLTKMCLTNMREAAWKMQQLAKKYGCKVIVSSSDSTDHAESYLKHGADFIIAGEAEQTLLELITALDKNEPTQHIKGLIYLDGELQRTAKREVIRDLDTLPLPAWDLVNITPYREMWLKNHGYFSLNMVTTRGCPYKCNWCAKPIYGNRYNTHSPENIAGMIEQLQQKFGFTHIWFADDIFGLKPGWLRDFSAAVLQRKLKFSYKIQSRADLLLQEDNIRHLAASGCDMVWMGAESGSQKILDAMDKGTKVEQIHEATRLLKKHGIKPAFFLQFGYPGETMDDIKKTIAMVNELLPYDIGISVSYPLPGTEFYERVKAELKHKTNWTDSDELALMFSNTYQPAFYKQLHRYVHKSYRKHQSLHLLRAPVKSLRSRAGLRRMLALPYYHFSALAEKRKLISTEPDAARSL, via the coding sequence GTGAAGTTACTTTTTACACATTCGTACTTTCTGCGTTTCGATCCCAAACAATGGGAAACAGCCACACCTTACCCTCCCCTGGCTACCTTGTATGCCGCGGCTTACCTGCGCCAGAACGGGCATCATGTACTGCTGCATGATGTGCAGTTTGAAGAAACTCCCGATGCCGTTGAACACACACTTGCCGCAGAAAAACCGGATGTGCTGGTTATTTACGACGACGGCTTCAATTACCTTACCAAAATGTGCCTCACCAACATGCGCGAGGCCGCCTGGAAAATGCAGCAGCTGGCTAAAAAATACGGCTGCAAAGTCATCGTTTCAAGTTCCGATTCTACCGACCACGCAGAAAGCTACCTCAAGCACGGTGCCGATTTTATTATTGCCGGTGAAGCCGAACAAACGCTGCTTGAACTCATCACCGCGCTTGATAAAAACGAGCCCACGCAACATATCAAAGGACTCATCTACCTCGATGGCGAACTGCAACGTACAGCCAAACGCGAAGTAATCCGCGACCTCGACACTCTTCCCCTGCCTGCGTGGGATCTCGTAAACATTACACCCTACCGCGAAATGTGGCTCAAAAACCACGGCTACTTTTCGCTCAACATGGTTACCACACGCGGCTGTCCGTACAAATGCAACTGGTGCGCCAAACCTATTTACGGCAACCGATACAACACGCACTCGCCCGAAAATATTGCGGGCATGATTGAGCAGCTGCAGCAAAAATTCGGCTTCACTCACATCTGGTTTGCCGATGATATTTTTGGCCTTAAACCCGGATGGCTGCGCGATTTCAGCGCCGCCGTGCTGCAACGCAAACTAAAATTCAGTTACAAAATTCAGTCGCGCGCCGATTTGCTTTTGCAGGAAGACAACATCCGCCACCTTGCTGCCTCCGGCTGTGATATGGTGTGGATGGGCGCCGAAAGCGGATCGCAGAAAATTCTCGATGCCATGGACAAAGGCACAAAGGTGGAACAGATACACGAAGCCACCCGGCTGCTCAAAAAACACGGCATCAAACCCGCATTCTTCCTGCAGTTCGGCTATCCGGGCGAAACGATGGACGATATTAAAAAAACCATCGCTATGGTAAACGAACTTTTGCCTTACGACATCGGCATCTCCGTTTCCTATCCCCTGCCCGGCACCGAATTTTACGAACGCGTAAAAGCCGAACTAAAACACAAAACAAACTGGACAGACAGCGATGAGCTTGCACTCATGTTCAGCAACACCTATCAGCCCGCGTTTTACAAGCAGCTGCACCGTTATGTGCACAAGTCGTACCGCAAACACCAGTCGCTGCATCTGCTTCGGGCGCCTGTAAAAAGTTTGCGCAGCCGTGCAGGCTTGCGGCGCATGCTGGCACTGCCATACTATCACTTCTCGGCACTGGCCGAAAAACGCAAACTCATAAGCACCGAACCCGATGCAGCACGCAGCCTTTAA
- a CDS encoding class I SAM-dependent methyltransferase, with translation MQHAAFNEYAPLYDAHFTHSKTGMAQRNRVYSLLARELKKDCTVLELNCGTGQDAHWLARQGCTVFATDAAEGMVHTARTKNAAEKNVSVSMADLRMPEQLPQQQVDLVFSNFGGLNCLSPDELRQLAPALAKRLTPDGKAVLVVMGRGCWWERFYFLLKRDARRTRRNSKTAVKAIIEGREVNTWYYTPREFASFFQPHFRIKNAAAVGLFVPPSYLDPFFARKSFLFSILAALDRLLARGSWCANAADHFLITLEPSDV, from the coding sequence ATGCAGCACGCAGCCTTTAACGAGTATGCGCCGCTGTATGATGCGCATTTTACGCACAGCAAAACCGGCATGGCACAACGCAACCGCGTGTACAGCCTGCTCGCGCGTGAATTGAAAAAAGACTGCACCGTGCTCGAACTCAACTGCGGCACCGGACAGGATGCACACTGGCTTGCCCGGCAAGGCTGCACCGTGTTTGCTACCGATGCGGCCGAAGGCATGGTACACACAGCACGCACCAAAAATGCTGCGGAAAAAAATGTATCGGTAAGCATGGCCGATTTACGCATGCCCGAACAACTCCCGCAACAGCAGGTCGATCTGGTGTTTTCAAACTTCGGCGGGCTCAACTGCCTCTCGCCCGATGAACTCAGACAGCTTGCGCCCGCACTTGCCAAACGGCTGACACCTGACGGAAAAGCAGTACTGGTAGTAATGGGGCGTGGCTGCTGGTGGGAAAGATTCTACTTCCTGCTCAAGCGCGATGCGCGCCGCACACGCCGCAACAGCAAAACAGCAGTAAAAGCCATAATCGAAGGCCGAGAAGTAAACACGTGGTATTACACCCCGCGAGAATTTGCCTCATTCTTCCAGCCTCACTTCCGAATTAAAAATGCGGCCGCGGTGGGCCTGTTTGTTCCACCTTCATACCTCGACCCGTTTTTTGCACGCAAAAGCTTCTTATTTTCAATACTTGCTGCCCTCGACCGTTTGCTTGCGCGCGGCAGCTGGTGCGCCAATGCAGCCGATCATTTTCTCATTACACTTGAACCAAGCGACGTATGA
- a CDS encoding B12-binding domain-containing radical SAM protein produces MKVLLTHGYFLADDPKEQAIMKPYVPLGILYISAWLEKHGIENEVFDSTFQTFELQLNKIRSFRPDVIAVYTNLMTKLNVLRLVNAVKNDAQLKHIPVVLGGPEVRNHAEKFLTHGADLLVVGEGEETMLEVVKAIGETKEIPLHIDGTAVWHNGALKMNAERKLVRNIDELPFPNRHKVDLHLYLNAWKERHGYSMVSVSTMRGCPYTCKWCSRAVYGGTYRRRSPALVVDELESIQQNYKPDKIWFVDDVFTISHKWLKEFADEIERRQLRVSYEIISRADRMNEEVIELLRQSGCFRVWIGAESGSQRIIDAMDRRVDVQQVRNMIKLSRKQGIEAGTFIMLGYPGETRADIKETIRHLVESAPDQYTITIAYPIKGTRLYEEVEDKFTTTLNWAQSTDREIDFRRTYSRKYYEYAVRWVYNAVGASRTQNPLRKMYLTGKGVFAQLLMQWNA; encoded by the coding sequence ATGAAAGTACTGCTCACTCATGGCTACTTTCTGGCCGATGACCCTAAGGAACAGGCCATCATGAAACCGTATGTACCGCTGGGCATTCTGTACATCTCGGCCTGGCTCGAAAAACACGGTATTGAAAATGAAGTATTCGACAGCACCTTTCAAACTTTCGAACTTCAGCTAAATAAAATACGCAGCTTCCGGCCCGATGTAATTGCCGTGTACACCAACCTCATGACCAAACTCAATGTACTTCGGTTGGTGAATGCAGTGAAAAACGATGCGCAGCTCAAACACATTCCCGTGGTGCTTGGTGGTCCCGAAGTGCGCAACCACGCCGAAAAATTTCTCACCCACGGCGCCGACCTGCTGGTGGTGGGCGAAGGCGAGGAAACCATGCTTGAGGTGGTAAAAGCCATTGGCGAAACAAAAGAAATTCCGCTGCATATTGATGGCACTGCCGTGTGGCACAACGGTGCGCTGAAAATGAATGCCGAACGCAAACTCGTGCGCAACATCGACGAGCTTCCGTTTCCAAACCGCCACAAGGTTGATCTGCATCTTTACCTCAATGCGTGGAAAGAACGGCATGGCTACAGCATGGTATCGGTAAGCACCATGCGCGGTTGCCCTTACACCTGCAAGTGGTGCAGCCGCGCCGTGTATGGCGGCACTTACCGGCGCAGAAGTCCTGCGCTGGTGGTGGATGAACTCGAAAGCATTCAGCAAAACTACAAGCCCGATAAAATCTGGTTTGTGGACGATGTGTTTACCATCAGCCACAAATGGCTCAAGGAATTTGCCGACGAAATTGAACGCCGCCAGCTCAGGGTAAGCTACGAAATCATTTCCCGCGCCGATCGCATGAACGAAGAAGTAATTGAACTTCTGCGCCAGAGCGGCTGTTTCCGTGTGTGGATCGGCGCCGAAAGCGGCTCGCAGCGTATCATTGATGCAATGGATCGCCGGGTTGATGTGCAGCAGGTGCGCAACATGATTAAGCTGAGCCGCAAACAAGGCATCGAAGCCGGCACCTTCATCATGCTCGGCTATCCCGGCGAAACCCGCGCAGATATTAAGGAAACCATCCGCCACCTTGTAGAGTCGGCACCCGATCAGTACACCATCACCATTGCCTATCCCATTAAAGGCACACGGCTGTACGAGGAAGTGGAAGATAAATTCACCACCACACTCAACTGGGCACAATCCACCGACCGCGAAATCGACTTCCGGCGCACTTACAGCCGCAAGTATTACGAGTATGCCGTGCGCTGGGTGTACAATGCCGTGGGCGCCTCACGTACACAAAATCCGCTGCGCAAAATGTATCTCACCGGCAAAGGCGTGTTCGCGCAGCTGCTCATGCAGTGGAATGCGTAA